The following is a genomic window from Solanum lycopersicum chromosome 6, SLM_r2.1.
TGATAACCCATCTTTTATCgttcataatattaattttttttagctatATATTGCCTTGGGATTAATTTGAGGGTCTTTCCTAAGAATTAGCATGGAAGGGATTTGAACCCTCAACATGGAGCTTAATTTCAAGGAAATTTGCGGCGGGGCTATTAATTTATCCCgccattaatttatttttatcattaaaggggttcaaaatatatacatattcacATAAATACACAATATTTACCTTATATATACTGTGTAATTTTTTATCAAGGGAGTTCGGATGAACCCCTTAGACCCCATGTCGGTCGCCCCCTATTTCCAATGCACTCTTTTAACATTGCTACTCCCTCCGTCGgatattgtttgtcatgatttctatttttagagtcaaactataaaaaaactttgactaacattttaagatgtattttttcatcatattatgcaaaaaattgtaatttataatacttttcatatagttttaaaatatccaattttttttgtttaaaatatcgaattaatgtgattcaatttacctttgaaagttagtcaaattgactttcgataagcgcaacatgacaaacaattccggacggagggagtaattgGGATAACCTTCTTATCATACTTTTTTTTCCCACCCGGTATCTCGACATTGAAGCTCCGACTAAATTTGAATCGCGCACCGGTATCTTGACATTGGAGCTCCAACTAAATTTGAATCGCGCGCTGCATCCGAGTGTGGTGCTCCCATCAAAAATTTTTCAATACCCAACCTTCGAACTTGAGACTTCTGATTAACGGTGAAACACTCCCATCATTGCACCGCAACACATGTTTGGTTCTTTATCATACTTTTACCTAGACTACTTTGTGCAATTATGTATGTCTTTTgacattttcaacattaaatatattttcaacagCTTTGTTATATATTATGGAAGTACAAATTATGaatcatattataaatatttgatttttcagaAATCAAAGAATGGAAATCACAAAGATATGCAAGAGACAGAAAAAACATGTGATGTCTATACCCAAAGAAGTTGTTATGGAGATATTACAAAGAGTACCAGGAAAAGATTTGGCTGAAAAGTTAAAGATGGTGTGTATGCAATGGTGTTCGATTATCTATAGTGGAAGCTTTGCCTACTCACACATTAAGCAGATAATAAAGTCATCATCGTTCTCGCAACTTGAAGCAGTTATAATTAAGGAGGCAAATGATCAACAGTCAATAACAGTTTCTTCTTTGGAATGGCACAATTATTGCAATCAAAATCGTGATGAATTCGAACATTGGGAGACTAAAGACTTATATACAACAAAAATCGTATCTGCCCAACCAAGACCTATGTTGCATCTGTGGCAGTGGCAGATAATGAAGACGGCGAATTCTATGAATGGTTTCATCTGTTTTTGGTCTAGGCATGATGCTTGTTTCCATATCTTCAATCCCGTCAGTAAAGAACATGTCATCACTCCAACCTATACACATAAAGGTATATCTATATATAGTCTTTATACGCCAAAGTTCAATCTTTGCTCGATTAAATACTGaaattctttattaattttcaaatattaagtGCATGCTTACCATATAACAGGTTTACAGAATGGATATGTTGCAATGGGCTTTGGGTTCTGTCCAGTTACTTATGAATATAAGGTGGTTGTTCTTTATGATACAAATTCGAATAACATTAAACCTTTAGTGTTCACTATAGGAAGAGACAAATCATGGAGAGCTTTGAAAGATATTCCCCATAAAAATTTTGCTAATGAAGTTCAGGCAGTTGTATATTTGAAGGGAAAATTATACTGGTCTGGAGAAAATGTTATTGGGGAAGAAATAGTTAACACTCTTATTTGCTTTGATGTTTCGAAGGAAGAATTCGAAATAGTTGTAGCTCCAATTGAAATTCCAGAAGGACCGTTAACTGTAGCGGAAAACAGAGGAAGGTTATCTGGTAAACATATATAATGTTCCTATTTGCTCCCTCATGATCAAGGGATATGTTGCAGATAGAATTGATGATGATCTGAGTAATTTAAATTCATGGAAGATAAAGTTTTGTGTGACTCTTCCGAGTATTGCATACAGAATGGACGGACTTGGGGATGTGTATCTCGTAAAGATTACTGATGAGATATTGTTGAttcaacttgataaaaaaaactgGGGTTTATTTCACGTAACAAATGGCAAGTTGTTGGGTTTAATTCCGTTGCCTTATTTTGTAACTGCAGCAATCCCATATGTGCCAAGTTTGGTTGCTCTGCGCCACCGCCCACTACTTGCTTCCTCCTCCTATTCACCATAGATAGACtgagttgttattttttattctacttTGATCCTCTTTAGGAATTTTCatcctttttatttgtttgatgaCTCAAACCCAGACTCTTAAGATTACAAGTAACATGACGATTACGAAAATGTTGGTCTAACAAAAgtaaattaatgtatatatttttgaactttTCTTTTTGTGTTGTAATTGTTGGGAATAAATCCAtaacagaaataatatttgCGGTAATAAAGGCAATAAATGCGGAACACAACAATGCGGTTAATCAACGAGAATAAAAGAGGAATAATGACACGAAGATTTTACGTGAAAACCTtcctaaataagggaaaaaccaCGACCCGAGTGGAGCAAAGaatatcactatagtaaggaTTTTACACTTGTATGTCTGAGTAATACTCCAAAGATCACTACactttcaaaagaaataacactcttttgattttttcaccTCACTacaatatcgctcacactctctAATTTTTCTCACAGAATATCTTCCTCTGTGATGTCtgactcttcttttctctcttttgtaattctttttggTGTACTTAGAATGAAGAATTGCCCTCCACCCTCCAAATGTGctatagaagaaaaatattttttgttgttcatAGCTTACCTACTCTCCTAAACTTTGAAATTGGcagaaaacaattttttcttcttcatagatTACCAACTCTACCAAACTTTGAAATTGACACAAAGTTATTCAAAGTTTGGTACATGGGAATGAACCCCACAGTAATTACGAgccataaaaaattatgtaaatgaatgtaaaaaaaaCCATTTAAAGCGTGACATAAAAGGTGATTTCGAATAAGGGTCTTAGGTTGGTAGAGCGTGAGTTACCTCTCCTCGTGTGATTTTGCGGTGCATCAAAAAGAATAGTTCAAGACAAGGAAGGAAGTAGTGGTCGATGGCAAAAAGCAACCAAACTTGACTTGTAAGGGATCAAAGTACCGTGCCTAGTCCAAAGTAATCCCAACAGCTTTCCAGTTGCAACATGGAAAAATCCACGGTCATTGCTGTCACCAAGTTGAATCACCACGATCTCATCAGTAACAATGAGGGTGTACACATTATCATCTAGATCCAATTTATATGCAATACTCGGAGCAGTCACAGTGAACTCTTTCTTCCACGAATTTAAGTTACTcagatcatcatcatcaatgtTAACGTATACGTTGATCAAGAGGGAGCAAATAGGAGCATAACTTATTGTTACCAAACAAAGCTTTTCGCCCTTTTCTACTACATTTGATACAGAACGTTCAGGAATTTCAATTGGTACCACAATCGTATCAAATTCTTCCTTCCTTACATCAAAACAAAGGAGAGTACTTTTTGAACTTGTTGTATGAAAAGAATATTCAATTGTAGAAGTTACGTACCAATATAACATCCCCTTCAAATATACAATTGTAACAACATTTATAATATTGTGATGAGGAATTACTCTCAAAGCCCTCCATGAATGGGCAGTTCCAATAGTGAAAATCGAAGGCTTAATCACTTCCGAATTTCCATCAAGAACAACAACCTTGTATTCATATGAAACTGGGCAAAATCCACAGCCCACAGTAGTATCCAAATCAAAATTTCGTACCCCTGTTATATAAGTAGCACAAAGAATTAAAACAGGCGATAAAATAAGGATCGTGTCATTTTGAAGAGATATGTTATTCACCAAGAGAAATACCTAGATATGTATTCGGTGGAGTTATGAGGTATTCTTTAGTGACAGGATTGAAGATATGCAAACGAGGTTTATCAAAATAAGACCAAAAACAGACGAAACCATTCACAGAATTGGCCCATACCATGTTCTGCAAACGATTAAAGTTCTGGCCTAATAGTGCATCTTTTGCAGTGCATAAGTGTTTAGTCTTCCAATCTTCAAATAgatgatcattttcattatcattagTGTGCCATTCCAAGGAAGAAATTTTAACTGAACGATTTTCATTTCCGTCAAAAGCAACAATAACTGCTTCCATTTGAGAGAACGACGAGGATTTTATTCTCTGTTCAATATGTAAGTAGGCAAAGCTCCCAGTATGTATAATCGAACACCATTGCATACATACCATCTTTAACTTTTCAGCCAAATCATGGCCAGGTACTCTTCGTAATATCTCAATAACAACTTCTTTGGGTACAGAAATGACatcttgttttttattttccatGAAGATTTTCTTGGTACGATGCCTACTAATCCAGAAGAAAAAAGGTTTGATTATTGGACAATTTGTTAACTAAACAACGATAACAACCTACTGAGGTCTGGTGAGAGTAGAGTATTCAAGTGCAGCAATAACGAAAAATTAAGAACAAATGTTTGCGCTCCTTTTACACTTGCTAAGAACAAGAAAAAACCAAAGACAGATCACATTTCAATAAAATGCAGTAACAGAAAAAGATTGCAACCACTTCTATTCCTACTTTGATGGAAGTGAATAATTTGATGTGATCTTAGCAAAGCAAAAGACTAGGTCTTCCTTTAAGAGCATTTGATACACATTCTAAAGGAAGAATGGGTCATACGCCCATGCAAATCCGATCAAATCCAATGTACAAGCATAGCACAGGAGATTGGGTCATACGCCTATTTCCTGTGCTATGCTTGTACATTGGATTTGATCGGATTTGTATGGGCTGAAtatagtttaagaaaaaaatgatttgaattaCAATCCATTCAAATATAATATGGGCAAATATGGATTTGGTCATATATGTTTGGGTAAATTGATTCTAacccatttaaataaatttgtttttcaaaaacataaatgtaCCTCTCTCCACATACCCCAACCCCCTGGTCAAATATTAATGTATTtctgaaatattaatattaatattgagTGAAAGTGAAAATAAGTGATCTAATATGGATCAAATGGATACccatatttaattcattttgatcaTATTTATAAAGACTCTTAAAATAGTTTGAAGCTCAAATTTAACCAATTAAAATATGAGTGatccaaaaatataaacaaaatggACTCATTTATTATTATGAACTGAAATTCTCACGCCTAATGTAATGTGACGCTACTGAATCTAATATCCAAGAACTGGTGTTAGCTTGTGCCAGATAGGCCATAGGATTGTGAAAGATGCACTACATTTGCCTTAATTCTCATACTGTGCAAGTTGAACTAGATGAGCAAAATGTGCAAACTGTTCGCCACCCATATTTTCTCAGTGGCGGAGACAGAATTTTCAggggtttaaaaaaaataagtaagcaCATTAATAGTATCTATATGAGTGGAAAGGGTGGAACGGGTCAAATATAAATAGGTCGGATCagaaactaaaaaaatcaattttatctcaactaaaacaataaaatcgagtaagtatatatttagaataacattaaaataagtACGAGAGAACgtatttgttaaaattataattaagggTCTTATCTGTGTCATTGTTGTATATAAACGTTATTCAATTTTTGAAACTAAAGAATACTTCTGAATTTGATCATATTGTAGCAACAAAATTCGCGTcgagaaaataattatcaagattGATAATATTGAGACAATCGTTTCTActtgtaaattttaaataattactcttatttatttaatcttacttataaattatattattccttaatcaaatataaattaaatgtttGACTTAAATTGAGTATGAGAGCATGTATTTATTAActttaattattgaaaaattaaaaagcttttaagttttacttaattttatgaaaatagaaaagaaatttattttttaatatctaataaaatattttaaattccaATAGATTTTCAAACAAAcagatttttcatttttttagaaataacatGAAAATCTCTTGAAACTATGGGGGGAAAACGTTGTTATATGAAATCATACCTGCAAACCTAGCACTTATTTAGCGAATTTTTGAACCCCCTTTACCACTGAATCAAGCCATCGGCTTACGCACTAAGTATATACgtataaatcaaaaaattgatCCTATATATACCATATAATTTATTCAACGAAGGGAATTTATCCGAACCTCTTCGTATCCATGTAAATCCACCCCTGTATTTGCTACTAGCTGCCTTGCACTTTTCATCTTGAGTGGACTTGACCATCTTACGTTTCCTACAATTAAtcttcacaaaaattaaaaatgcaaacatatggttttttaaacaaataatagAATGTACTTAAAaataaccaataataataaacattcaaTAAAGTAGTAATTTACAtacattaaaattgaaatataaaatacattgtaattctaaaaaatacaacaaaacataataattttaaaaaattataataataacttaataaTCTGATAGATTCTTTCCAGATTCATCAATactattaaaatatgaattgtaTGGGATAAAAAATTGTTATGGTTGTGATTACGATTGTTGAAATTGTTGACTTCCTTTTTTCATTCTTCGACTTTGTTCTTGTCGAACAAATTCATGaacattaattcataaataGCACTTGTGGGAGCAACGTAGTGATCttgaaagttgaatatttagatagaatttaaaacaattttttcaattatgtaATGTTTATTTAATTCCATCAATGATTTCATTTCATTGTATAATATTTGCTagcaatttatattatttaaaaaactatgctgcaaataattttatattaaacgattataaaagaaaatatataaattatatataatgattgttttagaaagaaaattattttatgtaagaaaataatataaaataagaaataataatataataataaagaaagattTGATGTAAAATTTGGTGTAATGGTTAGAGTTGGTTACACCAAATTTGATTATGACGCCAAATTTGATGTAAAATTGGAGATGCCCTTGTTTTGCATTGCCACTAACAATAActtatttttgtaagtatttttattaaacgaacttttttagaaaagtgctttgaaaaaataatttgtgttttGATAATTGATTTAACAAGTACTTTTCATAAGTAAAttgagtttaattaatttttttaaaaaagtactttaaagagtaaactatatatataaaaaaagacaaCTATTAATGTACttctaatattaaaataactttttagcgagaaattattaaatttattattagaaaagataattaatttttatttttttaaaattaaaactttatagGAGTACTCTTTTGGGAAACTGAAATCTTTAATTGtaatttattcttcttttttctaatcttgaaaaaatattttttttttgtttttttgtctaCAAAAATAATgcgtaaaataatatataatatataattataaaataaattataaaatttattacataaaataaaaactaaattcttaaatgaaatttaaccaaatttatgaaatatgttaattaattaataagaaatatatcgttaaatattacatatgataaagatatttattcttaaataattttttgtttctgcTTTTTGTACATAGCTTTTTTTCCAACAGCGAAAAATTGCTTCTGCTTTCGTTTAAAAGCAAGCTTGCTCATTTATCAAACActtaatttttcaacaaaaagggtTCTTTTTCTAAATGAGTGTTTTGGGCCTCCCACCTATATTGTCAAACAGGCTCTAAATCCGAGTTGATGTCATTTGtattgaaatcaattttttttttaaaaaaaattattatttatattttcttatttgagtTAAACAtccttaaaaattttcattacataaaacataaaacacAATTAATAAACTTcagatatataattttaatagaaTTAGAACCGTTACAACacatagtttttatttataacaTGGACTCTTTATCAGATGCTAATGAACTTTCActgcattttaattttttctatgcGTAAAAGGTACGTAATATGTAATATTACACATGAAAGACTAACGAACCTCATCAATAGTTAAGTTTCTCCTTCAATGGTTGTTCAAACACAATTAAGCACTAAGTTTTCTTTGAAAGTTATCTTAGGTATTCAAGTTAgtaaaaacagaaacagaaaagaccaaatagatagaaaataaataatctaaATTCACAATGTatccttaaaaaatttaatcccAAAATAAAACGGATTAACTAGCGATATCTCAAACTtcaaaaaatagcaaaaatgGATTAACTATCAAAGAATAATAGCAAtacctcaaacttcaataatttgcgACAATGGCGTAAGGGTACCTTCTAGTTAGCTCGCTAAATGACGTGTTTCCTAATATGAGGACAACATTTGTCATTTCTTCTTCCAATACAGGAGATATGACTTTTTCATTGGTCTCTCACATTTTCCAATTTCTGATTCATTTCTTATTTCTCATTCACAGTTTGCTAAAACCCAATATACGATACTATATACTGATCTGAATTCATGTAGTTGTAGTTATATATGGGAGAATGTGTGTGAACTTTAAATATCTTATTTCCTTTCTTCATTGAACTTATTTTCTTGACAACCAATCTTTTTTtagaaacataataataatattattttagttgtACTGCCTTTCTACTTGGTGTTGTTATGAACAAATTAGTAACGGATGTACTTCTAGTTctaacaaaagaaattatttatgatatgatgattaagTTTAGTCCATATGGACCCTTTTCTTGGGCAACGAGGTTTTGTTCTGGCACCTCTGATTCTGTATTACTAACAGTAGTCTCTGGCCAAGGCgccccttttttttaaaaaaaaaagaagattggAAGACTAAACACTTCAATACTTACCATATAATAGATGGACAAAATGAAAATTACATCTGTGATGCAGAAATTCGTAGTCTCTTCAAACGCCGCCACCTACTTTAGAACGTTTTGATGCTCCAGCTCCAGATGGCTCTGCTCCAGCTCCAGCTTCAGATGGTCCTGCTCCTGTTCCAAATGGGTGAGCAAGAAAATAACCTAGTTAAACAAAAAAACTATAGAAGAATCATAAAGGAAGACAAAAATCATGAAGTCCTAACTAATTACCTTGCTCTTCAACTTTGACTATTAACATATGTCTCGGACCATGTTTTTTCCATTGAAACGAAACATCAATCATGGTTGGTATCTTAAAATAGCTGCTAACGGAGGGCCAGTATATATGCATTGTAGTTTTGCTTTTGTTATACAGCAATCCTGGAGCACCACCAATCATGCTTTCTAGTTTACTACAGTGCAGTGCAACAGGTAGGCTCATGCCCGTAAACAGAGGAGAATGCGCATATGATGAAAGAGGGCTTCCTTTCACCAAGTACGATATTTTCTTAGGTGGAACAGTAAGCACCTCTTGCATATTTTCTGTGACCAGCTTGCTGAACCATAGAACAGGTTTGTCGACGGCATCAAACAGATTCTCATCAACTACTTGCCAATGTACTGGATGCCTGAAAAAGGGGCCAGCTGGCTGTGGATTTTGAACCACAATTGGTGTTGGTTGTCCCAAGTTCATGGGAGAAACAGTGTCTACTGCCTGTGTCATTACTTGCTGGCCAGCTATCAGAGGAGTAGTTTGTTGATTTGATACTAATGATTGCTGGTCAGCTACTGGAGGAGAAGGTTGTTGAGGTGTAGGTGAATGAAGGGAAGGAAATCCAGAAAATACATTGCTATGCATTGCTTTATcaaagaaatatatcaaaatttgatcAGCAAAAAAAAGTAcctagacaaaaaaaaaattaaattataaacataGTTTGATTATTACCTTCGGTTAAAAGATATGATTTAATCTGCTCTAGCTTCCCTATCATTTCATATACATCTTTGGAATCCCCAGTATGTTGATGTTGAACTTGGTTCAACATCTGCTCCAATAAATCTTTAATAGATTTGATATCCATCCCTGGACAGAAGTTTCATTATTATCCCAAATAAACATCAAACAATAGTTATCTCTTGAATGGATTTCATGCAAGTGTAACTTGACTAAATATCTACCTAACCATATATCACTTTATACATCATTTAGAGGAAAACAATTAgcagaaaatcaattcaaattagATAATTTTCATGTGTGCCACGGCATTAGAATAATACAATCAGCACGAAAAAAATCGAATAAGatcatgttattattcttaGACAAAGGAATCCACATAAGGGGCTCTTTATTTCCAGTTGTTTCTTGCAATGGCTAAACATCTACCTACCATATAAATACACTCAGCAGAAAACCAAATTCAAATCAGTTTACATATGACATTAGACCAATACAATCTTAAGAACACAAATACAATCAGCaggaaaacaaaaacaaaaaaacctaATACGATCGTAACAAGGAAAAAAGTAAATGCATTGTCATGGAATTAGACATAGATTTCAGAACACAAATGACAATAAAGCAATTATCATGAAGTCTAACATTTCATATTTCTTAGTTCAACCATAACAAAATAACAAGAAATACACAATGACTTCATTTGTGAAACTAGAAGCTAGCTACTGGTCATCTTCTAAACATTTGGTTTACACAATGGATTTGAAGCATATATATCCAGAACCTACTCTTCATCTTCtaacacaaaaaaatcattttttagcTAACACAGTACTCTTCATCTTTTTAACACAAGAACATCAAATTTTTAGCTAACCGAGAACCTACTCTTCATTTCTGACACAAATACATCAATTTTTCAGCTAACATAGAACCTATCATCTTTTAAcacaaaaacatcaaatttttagTTAACCCAGAACCTACTCTTCATCTTTTTTAACACAAAATGTTGTAATATAGAAAAGTTGTAGAATATAGAAAGGGTAGAATAGTCTTTTTACTGAAAGTTAGTTATAACTACTTTTCAATTAGTTAGTTACAAAGTTGTTAATAGTTGGGCATGTTAAAGAGCTATATATACAGCTCATTCTTTGTACATGAAAAACACACCATATACAAGAATATACTactcttccttcttcttaactgcttcttcttcttcttcttagctATTTCTTAactgatttttcttcttcttcctaaCGTCATGAAGCTTCCTTCATTAAcgaacatggtatcagagccaggttGCTTCTCAGTAAACACTGATGAAGCTGGAGAATCCACAGAATCAAAGAATCACAGTTGAT
Proteins encoded in this region:
- the LOC104648134 gene encoding putative F-box protein At4g38870 isoform X2 translates to MDTKRHRTKKIFMENKKQDVISVPKEVVIEILRRVPGHDLAEKLKMVCMQWCSIIHTGSFAYLHIEQRIKSSSFSQMEAVIVAFDGNENRSVKISSLEWHTNDNENDHLFEDWKTKHLCTAKDALLGQNFNRLQNMVWANSVNGFVCFWSYFDKPRLHIFNPVTKEYLITPPNTYLGVRNFDLDTTVGCGFCPVSYEYKVVVLDGNSEVIKPSIFTIGTAHSWRALRVIPHHNIINVVTIVYLKGMLYWYVTSTIEYSFHTTSSKSTLLCFDVRKEEFDTIVVPIEIPERSVSNVVEKGEKLCLVTISYAPICSLLINVYVNIDDDDLSNLNSWKKEFTVTAPSIAYKLDLDDNVYTLIVTDEIVVIQLGDSNDRGFFHVATGKLLGLLWTRHGTLIPYKSSLVAFCHRPLLPSLS
- the LOC101268771 gene encoding F-box/kelch-repeat protein At3g06240-like — its product is MEITKICKRQKKHVMSIPKEVVMEILQRVPGKDLAEKLKMVCMQWCSIIYSGSFAYSHIKQIIKSSSFSQLEAVIIKEANDQQSITVSSLEWHNYCNQNRDEFEHWETKDLYTTKIVSAQPRPMLHLWQWQIMKTANSMNGFICFWSRHDACFHIFNPVSKEHVITPTYTHKGLQNGYVAMGFGFCPVTYEYKVVVLYDTNSNNIKPLVFTIGRDKSWRALKDIPHKNFANEVQAVVYLKGKLYWSGENVIGEEIVNTLICFDVSKEEFEIVVAPIEIPEGPLTVAENRGRLSGKHI
- the LOC101249655 gene encoding uncharacterized protein isoform X4, coding for MDIKSIKDLLEQMLNQVQHQHTGDSKDVYEMIGKLEQIKSYLLTEAMHSNVFSGFPSLHSPTPQQPSPPVADQQSLVSNQQTTPLIAGQQVMTQAVDTVSPMNLGQPTPIVVQNPQPAGPFFRHPVHWQVVDENLFDAVDKPVLWFSKLVTENMQEVLTVPPKKISYLVKGSPLSSYAHSPLFTGMSLPVALHCSKLESMIGGAPGLLYNKSKTTMHIYWPSVSSYFKIPTMIDVSFQWKKHGPRHMLIVKVEEQGPSEAGAGAEPSGAGASKRSKVGGGV
- the LOC101249655 gene encoding uncharacterized protein isoform X3; translated protein: MDIKSIKDLLEQMLNQVQHQHTGDSKDVYEMIGKLEQIKSYLLTEAMHSNVFSGFPSLHSPTPQQPSPPVADQQSLVSNQQTTPLIAGQQVMTQAVDTVSPMNLGQPTPIVVQNPQPAGPFFRHPVHWQVVDENLFDAVDKPVLWFSKLVTENMQEVLTVPPKKISYLVKGSPLSSYAHSPLFTGMSLPVALHCSKLESMIGGAPGLLYNKSKTTMHIYWPSVSSYFKIPTMIDVSFQWKKHGPRHMLIVKVEEQGAGPSEAGAGAEPSGAGASKRSKVGGGV
- the LOC101249655 gene encoding uncharacterized protein isoform X1; the encoded protein is MKRMDIKSIKDLLEQMLNQVQHQHTGDSKDVYEMIGKLEQIKSYLLTEAMHSNVFSGFPSLHSPTPQQPSPPVADQQSLVSNQQTTPLIAGQQVMTQAVDTVSPMNLGQPTPIVVQNPQPAGPFFRHPVHWQVVDENLFDAVDKPVLWFSKLVTENMQEVLTVPPKKISYLVKGSPLSSYAHSPLFTGMSLPVALHCSKLESMIGGAPGLLYNKSKTTMHIYWPSVSSYFKIPTMIDVSFQWKKHGPRHMLIVKVEEQGAGPSEAGAGAEPSGAGASKRSKVGGGV
- the LOC101249655 gene encoding uncharacterized protein isoform X2, which gives rise to MKRMDIKSIKDLLEQMLNQVQHQHTGDSKDVYEMIGKLEQIKSYLLTEAMHSNVFSGFPSLHSPTPQQPSPPVADQQSLVSNQQTTPLIAGQQVMTQAVDTVSPMNLGQPTPIVVQNPQPAGPFFRHPVHWQVVDENLFDAVDKPVLWFSKLVTENMQEVLTVPPKKISYLVKGSPLSSYAHSPLFTGMSLPVALHCSKLESMIGGAPGLLYNKSKTTMHIYWPSVSSYFKIPTMIDVSFQWKKHGPRHMLIVKVEEQGPSEAGAGAEPSGAGASKRSKVGGGV
- the LOC104648134 gene encoding F-box protein At5g65850-like isoform X1 → MDTKSRHRTKKIFMENKKQDVISVPKEVVIEILRRVPGHDLAEKLKMVCMQWCSIIHTGSFAYLHIEQRIKSSSFSQMEAVIVAFDGNENRSVKISSLEWHTNDNENDHLFEDWKTKHLCTAKDALLGQNFNRLQNMVWANSVNGFVCFWSYFDKPRLHIFNPVTKEYLITPPNTYLGVRNFDLDTTVGCGFCPVSYEYKVVVLDGNSEVIKPSIFTIGTAHSWRALRVIPHHNIINVVTIVYLKGMLYWYVTSTIEYSFHTTSSKSTLLCFDVRKEEFDTIVVPIEIPERSVSNVVEKGEKLCLVTISYAPICSLLINVYVNIDDDDLSNLNSWKKEFTVTAPSIAYKLDLDDNVYTLIVTDEIVVIQLGDSNDRGFFHVATGKLLGLLWTRHGTLIPYKSSLVAFCHRPLLPSLS